In one window of Azotobacter salinestris DNA:
- a CDS encoding aspartate carbamoyltransferase: MERSLKLLSVLGIAACLAGNAFASSASPERQADVAQRGAQVMPFALSQTTHIFERTADGGIQKVVLKDGADSAQLALIRQHLKEIGDQFANRDFSGPETIHGRDMPGLEALRNAEPGEMSVRYTDIQGGAQLQFAAARPELVHAIHSWIGAQLSDHGKDAVEGHSAHHHSMH, from the coding sequence ATGGAAAGATCGTTGAAGCTCTTGTCGGTACTGGGTATCGCGGCATGTCTTGCGGGCAATGCGTTCGCATCGTCGGCCTCGCCCGAGCGCCAGGCGGATGTCGCCCAGCGCGGTGCCCAGGTGATGCCCTTCGCCTTGAGTCAAACCACTCACATCTTCGAAAGAACAGCCGACGGCGGCATCCAGAAAGTCGTCCTGAAGGACGGTGCGGATTCCGCTCAGTTGGCGCTGATCCGCCAGCATCTGAAGGAGATCGGCGATCAGTTCGCGAATCGGGACTTTTCCGGGCCGGAAACCATCCACGGCCGCGACATGCCGGGCCTCGAGGCGCTCAGGAATGCCGAGCCGGGGGAGATGTCGGTGAGATACACCGATATCCAGGGCGGTGCGCAGCTTCAGTTCGCCGCCGCCCGGCCCGAGCTGGTCCATGCGATCCATAGCTGGATAGGCGCCCAGCTGAGCGACCACGGGAAGGATGCCGTGGAGGGGCATTCCGCCCATCACCACTCGATGCACTGA
- a CDS encoding MoaD/ThiS family protein produces MPTLFVPAPFRKFVRDLSKLEVGAGSVNALLTEVDAQYPGFSAQLHGQDGSLKKYIRIFVNGKDIKGLGGMETALDARDEVFIVSAMAGG; encoded by the coding sequence ATGCCTACCCTTTTCGTGCCCGCGCCCTTCAGAAAGTTCGTCAGGGATCTGTCCAAACTGGAGGTCGGGGCAGGCTCCGTCAATGCGCTGCTGACGGAAGTCGATGCGCAATACCCGGGATTCAGCGCCCAGCTTCATGGCCAGGACGGCAGCCTGAAGAAATACATCCGGATTTTCGTCAATGGAAAGGACATCAAGGGGCTCGGTGGAATGGAGACGGCTCTCGATGCCCGTGACGAGGTCTTCATCGTCTCGGCAATGGCTGGTGGCTAG
- a CDS encoding HesA/MoeB/ThiF family protein: MQTKVLSEFDRERYSRQLRIEGFGEAGQLRLKGSTVLVSRVGGVGGTAAMNLVRAGVGRLILAHGGEVVPDYLNRWQLITPADLGRPCAEAWAEKLRQIDPEVEIVTVNEYINEKNVAGLVAQADVVVDGAPMFEERYLMNDEAMKQGKPVCMGAMFSMEGYASTFIPGETACLRCVFPEKPEYWTDMKVFPAIGPGPVMVGTTIAMEAIKVLTGFGQPLKNVLWFFDLESNTTRYLEIERVKDCPACGAGQNH, translated from the coding sequence ATGCAGACTAAGGTGCTTAGCGAGTTCGATAGGGAGCGTTACTCCAGGCAGTTGCGGATCGAGGGCTTCGGCGAGGCGGGGCAGTTGCGCCTCAAAGGCTCCACTGTTCTGGTTTCCCGCGTGGGCGGCGTGGGCGGCACCGCGGCGATGAATCTGGTGCGTGCCGGCGTGGGCCGCCTGATCCTGGCGCATGGTGGCGAGGTGGTTCCGGACTACCTCAACCGCTGGCAACTGATCACCCCCGCCGACCTGGGCAGGCCGTGCGCGGAGGCGTGGGCGGAGAAGCTCAGGCAGATCGACCCGGAAGTCGAGATCGTCACGGTGAACGAGTACATCAACGAGAAAAACGTCGCCGGCCTCGTCGCCCAGGCCGATGTGGTGGTGGATGGCGCGCCCATGTTCGAGGAGCGCTACCTGATGAACGACGAGGCCATGAAGCAGGGGAAACCCGTGTGCATGGGCGCGATGTTCAGTATGGAGGGCTATGCGAGCACCTTCATTCCCGGCGAGACCGCCTGCCTGAGATGCGTGTTTCCGGAAAAGCCCGAGTACTGGACGGACATGAAGGTTTTCCCGGCCATCGGGCCCGGTCCCGTGATGGTCGGGACGACCATCGCCATGGAGGCGATCAAGGTGCTGACCGGCTTCGGGCAACCGCTCAAGAACGTGCTCTGGTTCTTCGACCTCGAGTCGAATACGACCAGATATCTCGAGATCGAGCGTGTGAAGGATTGTCCTGCCTGCGGGGCGGGCCAGAACCACTGA
- the moeB gene encoding molybdopterin-synthase adenylyltransferase MoeB, giving the protein MGLSNQEVNRYSRHLLLPEVGLEGQLKLKSAKVLCVGTGGLGSPLALYLAAAGVGHLGLVDSDVVDYSNLQRQVIHHTSDVGKPKITSAAEKLRNLNPHIEIIEHETMLTAENAFDICSRYDIIADGTDNFSTRYLTNDVCVLLGKPNVHASIFRFEGQASVFHAKEGPCYRCLYPEPPPPGEIPSCAEGGVLGVLPGLLGVVQATEVIKQILGIGDPLVGRLLMFDALGMRASELQIEKDPNCPICGTSPSITALQDYQAFCNSAAASGESLAEIAAIEAAARSRKTGEVLLLDVREPHEWDICRIEGAVHVPLNELPARCGELDPSKEIIVYCLMGARGRKALEILRGQGFHKAWNMRGGLRAWAAEVDGAMPLY; this is encoded by the coding sequence ATGGGTCTCTCGAATCAGGAAGTCAACAGATACAGCCGGCATCTGCTATTGCCGGAAGTGGGTCTGGAAGGGCAATTAAAACTAAAGAGTGCGAAGGTTCTCTGCGTCGGCACGGGAGGCTTGGGCTCTCCGCTGGCCCTGTATCTGGCTGCCGCAGGCGTTGGGCATCTGGGGCTCGTCGACAGCGATGTCGTCGATTACAGCAATCTGCAGCGGCAGGTCATTCACCATACTTCCGATGTCGGCAAGCCGAAAATAACTTCAGCCGCCGAAAAGCTCCGGAACCTCAATCCGCATATCGAAATCATCGAGCATGAAACCATGCTCACCGCGGAGAATGCGTTCGATATCTGCTCCCGGTACGACATCATTGCCGACGGCACCGACAATTTCTCCACGCGCTACCTGACCAATGATGTGTGCGTGCTGCTGGGCAAACCCAATGTCCATGCGAGCATCTTCAGGTTCGAGGGGCAGGCTTCGGTTTTCCATGCCAAGGAGGGGCCCTGCTATCGATGCCTGTATCCCGAGCCACCACCGCCCGGAGAAATACCGAGCTGTGCCGAAGGAGGGGTGCTGGGCGTGCTGCCGGGCCTGCTGGGCGTCGTTCAGGCGACCGAGGTCATCAAGCAGATCCTGGGTATCGGTGATCCCCTCGTCGGGCGGCTGCTGATGTTCGATGCCCTGGGCATGCGGGCCAGCGAGCTGCAGATCGAGAAGGATCCCAACTGCCCCATCTGCGGTACTTCGCCCAGTATCACGGCGCTTCAGGATTATCAGGCTTTCTGCAATTCGGCCGCTGCAAGCGGCGAGTCCCTCGCGGAGATCGCTGCCATCGAGGCGGCCGCCCGGTCCAGGAAGACCGGAGAGGTGCTCCTGCTGGATGTGCGGGAGCCGCACGAGTGGGACATCTGCCGGATCGAGGGGGCCGTGCATGTGCCCTTGAACGAGCTCCCTGCGCGCTGTGGGGAGTTGGACCCCTCGAAGGAAATCATCGTCTATTGCCTGATGGGTGCGCGTGGCCGCAAGGCCCTGGAAATCCTCAGGGGGCAGGGCTTCCACAAGGCCTGGAACATGCGCGGCGGCCTGCGGGCCTGGGCCGCGGAAGTCGACGGGGCCATGCCCCTTTATTGA